In Dermacentor silvarum isolate Dsil-2018 unplaced genomic scaffold, BIME_Dsil_1.4 Seq1032, whole genome shotgun sequence, the following are encoded in one genomic region:
- the LOC119434369 gene encoding sodium-dependent glucose transporter 1A-like: MVGVRSNILMTLWSNVGLVIGIRGVALLDLAEIYGTSFASISYLITTCGVGNLVGSLLGGKLHDTYNTQLVSILAMAATCITVTMIPLSGILALAHVNMFLCGLSIAAFSTGANVWIIRMWRENSSPALQLYHLAFGIGGFAGPFIARPFLSNSDGGNSTAPNTTDNVYLNQRNIAYPPVNLVELANSSTAQNGTGESSVYFAFGIVGAFCLILTISMIVLYIIDNADFKPAIPEDESSTAAEEPCNPALFTRIIVATMCMYIGIYVALEWTTSQMVASFAIKSELHFSKSLSSRVESVFFFSFAASRLTASLITIKVSAFWMLVSAHVILLPTAVTLALLGSSSSTVLWLSSALFGVGQGPIYAALISWTSGHINLNNKMMSLVVLTEGIGSMSAPVIVGQFLDKDPNVFLYVCLTTVALCAVIFISMYLYVRRARRRSDDKELLVNKTDN, encoded by the exons ATGGTAGGAG TAAGAAGCAATATTTTGATGACTTTGTGGTCTAACGTG GGCCTCGTCATCGGCATAAGAGGCGTCGCTTTGCTGGACCTGGCTGAGATATATGGAACAAGCTTTGCCAGCATATCGTACCTCATCACCACTTGCGGCGTGGGCAATCTCGTCGGCTCTCTACTGG GAGGCAAGCTACACGACACGTACAACACGCAGTTGGTCTCAATTTTGGCAATGGCAGCCACCTGCATCACGGTGACCATGATTCCACTGAGCGGCATCCTAGCACTGGCACACGTTAACATGTTTCTGTGCGGGCTGAGCATCGCTGCATTTTCCACTG GTGCGAACGTCTGGATCATCAGGATGTGGAGAGAGAACAGCAGCCCGGCGCTGCAACTCTACCACTTGGCCTTCGGTATCGGTGGCTTCGCGGGTCCATTCATCGCGCGACCGTTCTTGTCGAACAGCGACGGCGGCAATTCGACCGCACCGAACACTACCGACAACGTATACCTGAACCAGAGGAACATCGCTTACCCGCCTGTCAACTTGGTAGAACTGGCCAATAGCTCCACTGCTCAAAATGGCACGGGCGAGTCGAGCGTTTACTTTGCATTCGGCATCGTCGGAGCATTTTGCTTGATTCTGACTATTTCTATGATCGTGCTTTACATTATAGACAATGCGGACTTCAAACCTGCGATACCTGAAGACGAGAGCTCTACGGCTGCTGAGGAACCATGTAACCCTGCCCTCTTTACCCGAATCATTGTGGCAACAATGTGCATGTACATAGGCATTTACGTCGCACTCGAGTGGACCACGTCCCAGATGGTGGCCTCATTTGCAATCAAGAGCGAGCTACACTTCTCGAAGTCATTGTCTTCTCGCGTCGAAtctgttttcttcttctccttcgCCGCTAGCCGCCTCACCGCAAGTCTGATTACGATCAAAGTTTCCGCCTTCTGGATGCTAGTTTCAGCGCACGTAATTCTTCTACCCACGGCCGTGACGCTCGCGCTACTGGGTTCCAGCAGCTCCACGGTGCTCTGGCTCTCCAGTGCTCTCTTTGGTGTCGGACAAGGACCTATCTACGCCGCTTTAATATCCTGGACGTCCGGGCACATCAATCTAAACAACAAGATGATGTCTCTAGTTGTTCTGACCGAAGGCATCGGATCAATGTCAGCGCCGGTTATTGTAGGCCAGTTTCTGGACAAGGACCCTAACGTGTTCCTTTATGTGTGTCTTACGACTGTTGCGTTGTGTGCGGTTATTTTCATTTCTATGTATCTCTACGTAAGAAGAGCGCGCCGCCGAAGCGATGACAAAGAACTGCTAGTCAACAAAACTGATAACTAG